Part of the Nostoc sp. ATCC 53789 genome, GAGGTTCAAGGTAGCAAAGAAACGGATTTTGTACCCCAGAAGTCGGGTAAACTGGCTGGGTTTACACCTTCAGTCAACACAGCAGCTACTACTGTGCAAACACGAATACCATAAACGGCATTTTCCAACTTACTTGAGTTTGGACTAATTGGCATTTAGCAGCAATGAATAGAAAGCAAGAAAAAGTTACCCAACTTCTTTTAGAGGCTGAGTTAAGTTGAATCGTTGAAAAAGAAGCAGAAACTAAGCAGCAGTTAGATCAGCGTTCTTAAGTGATTCTTCGGTTTTAGGTTTTTTAGATGCGTGTTTTTTGACAGTGGGATAACGCTTACGCGAAGGTGGCTGATGCCCTTGGGCACGCCCAGGTGATTTACCGCGAGTTTTCGGGGGTTGAGCAGGAGTGCCAATAGTGGCTAAAATTAGAGGAAAGGCTTGTGCTACGCGTCCTGGAGACAGTTTATCCTGAGTCGATTGCCAAGGCAAGGGGGAATCAATACAGGCAAGTCTAGCTAGCCATAATTGCCAAGTTAACAATGGCATCAGGTCACTCCATCGCTCTGCTGCCTGAGTAGAGCCAAGCTGAGGCTGTGTCCAATATAACCTCTGCTTGGCAAATCGATACCAATGTTCTAGAGCAAAGCGGCGGAGGTATTTTTGCCAGAGATCCTCTAATGGAGGCATTGTCTGACCCAACCAAGCTAGCCATAAGGGTTGGAACTTACGATTGCGTCCAACTGGTTGGATCACCTCGACGCGAATGATTTCCATTGCCCGGTTTGGAGATTGAAGAAAATGAAACCCACTCCAGCGCATGACTTTTACTCGACCAACTTGCGGGTCTTCAACTTCTAGAGTTTCAGTTACCTCTGCCCAAGTTTCCGAGTCATTGAACTTAAACTTATGACCATGTTTACACGGTGCGCCTCGTCCTTTGTAAGTACCGGGTGTACCCCATACGCATCGGTTAGAAGCTAAACGCAGCAACAGGTCTGCGTCAATCTTCTCCGTGGCTTGGACAAATTTGGCGTTGCCGTAGCCTCGGTCATAAGCAGCAAGCGGTCTTTTGCCTAACTCACGGGTTATTTGTTTAAGTTGGAATGCGGCTTTACTTGTTGGCGTTTCAAAGCTGGTGATCCGTTCGTGCTTTAACGGCAATGCCCAACTCCCATCCGCTTCTGGTATCCACGCTAACGTACTGTAACTTTGTCCGATGCCTATGCTTCCCCTGGAGTCCCCATGAAAAGTTCTTTCTTTTAGTGTCTTCGCTTCTGGTCTTGCCCAAAAGCTATGATCTCCTGCTAGAAATGGCTGTTCATCCGTCACTACCTCCTGTACCAGTAGCTTCATCAGTTTTCTTTTTGGTGGACGACTATCATGTAGTGCTGCATAAATGCTCGACCATTGCCGTCGAAATACTGGGCTTTGTGACAAGCTTACAAACGATGGGATACTCGGACTTGTTAATACTGCATCCATCAATTCAAATACTGCATCTTTGGCCTTTCCCAAACAATCGTAGATACCTTGGCGGAATTTTTCTAGTTGTGTCAGGATCATCACGTCAATGATTTATCGATTACTTTCATTGACTTTACGGCAGTCAGTGTTACTGCTGACTGCTTTTCTCTAGCTTTTTAGTCCAAACTCCAGAACTTATTTAAATTTCTCTGCATTCCCTTCTATTGCAGACTTTCGATGATTGTAATCACTCGATCGGCGCTCACTGCTGTTTGCTAAGAGCGCCGATGAGCGTGCTATTCGATAGACTATAACTAAATGAAAATTAGTGATTGTTCTGATTTTGAGAATGGAAAGGACAACCACCTGCTGTTAATTTTTGAAGAAAGACATTATTATCAAAATAATGTTCTAAAGACTCAATCTTCAAATCCCCAGTGATGCGAGCAATACTAACTCCTACGATTTCTATTGTTTCACCCGTGGGTGCATAGTCCTTATAGGAACCATTAAATGTTCCCCAATGTCGCCACTTAAAGGTAACATTAGGCGGTCC contains:
- a CDS encoding NF041680 family putative transposase, coding for MILTQLEKFRQGIYDCLGKAKDAVFELMDAVLTSPSIPSFVSLSQSPVFRRQWSSIYAALHDSRPPKRKLMKLLVQEVVTDEQPFLAGDHSFWARPEAKTLKERTFHGDSRGSIGIGQSYSTLAWIPEADGSWALPLKHERITSFETPTSKAAFQLKQITRELGKRPLAAYDRGYGNAKFVQATEKIDADLLLRLASNRCVWGTPGTYKGRGAPCKHGHKFKFNDSETWAEVTETLEVEDPQVGRVKVMRWSGFHFLQSPNRAMEIIRVEVIQPVGRNRKFQPLWLAWLGQTMPPLEDLWQKYLRRFALEHWYRFAKQRLYWTQPQLGSTQAAERWSDLMPLLTWQLWLARLACIDSPLPWQSTQDKLSPGRVAQAFPLILATIGTPAQPPKTRGKSPGRAQGHQPPSRKRYPTVKKHASKKPKTEESLKNADLTAA